In Negativicutes bacterium, a single window of DNA contains:
- a CDS encoding lysine exporter LysO family protein: MFYLLLALSLGVLAGYLVRKRASVRRYIQLGISLGLFFLIFMMGIQVGGNPEVMAAIGSIGWQAACFSVFTAAGSVLFALPLSLWLKHRQTREKTMVEP; this comes from the coding sequence GTGTTTTATTTATTGTTGGCCTTGTCCCTGGGTGTACTTGCCGGCTACCTGGTTCGGAAAAGGGCATCCGTTCGCCGTTACATCCAGCTCGGGATTTCTCTTGGTCTGTTTTTTCTGATCTTCATGATGGGGATCCAGGTCGGAGGCAACCCGGAGGTGATGGCTGCCATCGGCTCGATCGGCTGGCAGGCCGCCTGTTTTTCTGTATTTACCGCAGCCGGCAGCGTATTGTTTGCCCTGCCACTCTCACTGTGGTTAAAGCACCGGCAAACGCGGGAGAAAACAATGGTGGAACCATGA